From Haliotis asinina isolate JCU_RB_2024 chromosome 8, JCU_Hal_asi_v2, whole genome shotgun sequence, a single genomic window includes:
- the LOC137295096 gene encoding uncharacterized protein, with amino-acid sequence MTYCGRDWLRGARTAPEIQHLFKSELLDEFDSIRLWLQQIRSAILKENEVTENKRGKRNLWMLQREVDCGWTQMSELFLSNDRHPRVRNSLIDIHNAVTTAACHYRLSRLLPPPIFVQGELVPPALPPKPGKLRHFITSVRTRLASAASKSKVKPMKCHVKDTCGHKSVFVRVVQYIRNITNSKNRVLPM; translated from the exons ATGACTTATTGTGGCCGCGACTGGCTCCGAGGGGCAAGAACAGCTCCAG AGATTCAGCATCTGTTCAAAAGTGAACTTCTGGATGAGTTTGACTCCATCCGCCTTTGGCTCCAACAGATCCGAAGCGCCATCCTCAAAGAAAATGAG GTGACTGAAAACAAAAGAGGCAAGCGAAATCTGTGGATGTTACAGAGAgaggttgattgtggctggacACAGATGTCTGAACTTTTCCTCAGCAATGATCGCCACCCCAGGGTGCGAAACTCACTCATCGACATCCACAACGCCGTCACTACGGCAGCTTGTCACTACAGACTCTCGCGACTTCTCCCACCACCCATCTTTGTCCAAGGAGAACTGGTACCACCGGCTCTGCCCCCAAAACCTGGGAAGCTCAGGCATTTCATCACCAGTGTCCGTACAAGACTGGCATCTGCCGCCTCCAAAAGCAAAGTGAAACCCATGAAATGTCATGTAAAGGACACATGTGGACACAAGTCTGTGTTTGTTCgtgttgttcagtatatcagGAACATCACCAATAGCAAGAACCGGGTTCTCCCTATGTGA
- the LOC137295097 gene encoding uncharacterized protein translates to MTYCGRDWLRGARTAPEIQHLFNSELLDEFDSIRLWLQQIRSAILKENEVTENKRGKRNLWMLQREVDCGWTQMSELFLSNDRHLRMRNSLIDIHNAVTTAACHYRLSRLLPPPIFVQGELVPPALPPKPGKLRHFITSVRTRLASAASKSKVKPMKCHVKDTCGHKSVFVRVVQYIRNITNSKNRVLPM, encoded by the exons ATGACTTACTGTGGCCGCGACTGGCTCCGGGGGGCAAGAACAGCTCCAG AGATTCAGCATCTGTTCAACAGTGAACTTCTGGATGAGTTTGACTCCATCCGCCTTTGGCTCCAACAGATCCGAAGCGCCATCCTCAAAGAAAATGAG GTGACTGAAAACAAAAGAGGCAAGCGAAATCTGTGGATGTTACAGAGAgaggttgattgtggctggacACAAATGTCTGAACTTTTCCTCAGCAATGATCGCCACCTCAGGATGCGAAACTCGCTCATCGACATCCACAACGCCGTCACTACGGCAGCTTGTCACTACAGACTCTCGCGACTTCTCCCACCACCCATCTTTGTCCAAGGAGAACTGGTACCACCGGCTCTGCCCCCAAAACCTGGGAAGCTCAGGCATTTCATCACCAGTGTCCGTACAAGACTGGCATCTGCCGCCTCCAAAAGCAAAGTGAAACCCATGAAATGTCATGTAAAGGACACATGTGGACACAAGTCTGTGTTTGTTCgtgttgttcagtatatcagGAACATCACCAATAGCAAGAACCGGGTTCTCCCTATGTGA